A genomic segment from Nicotiana sylvestris chromosome 1, ASM39365v2, whole genome shotgun sequence encodes:
- the LOC138869059 gene encoding uncharacterized protein, with the protein MSITLKVDIKVNNTKVKDNKINGGLTHKGKETNSGEMTKAAQIKVIGTTTTTSQIGVQTLKETPKTLPTIPKPPPPFPQRLSRKVDNSKLEKFYDILKQLSVNISFVEAFQEMSGFVKYLKDLITKKRTTKNEVVNVTHRVSSIIAISTIQKKEDPGAFTISCTIGAHDFARALCDNGASINFMFLDIYKQAGLGMPRPTSIRLQMANRSIKSLVGIVDDVLVKVGKFHLPTNFIILDCAVEKEIPIILGRPFLAAGRALMDSEQNEINFV; encoded by the coding sequence ATGTCAATAACTCTCAAGGTGGATATCAAAGTCAACAATACCAAGGtcaaggacaacaaaatcaatggaggccTCACCCATAAGGGCAAGGAAACCAACAGTGGAGAAATGACCAAGGCGGCtcaaatcaaggtaattggaacaacaacaacaacttcccAAATCGGAGTTCAAACCCTAAAAGAGACACCAAAAACTCTACCAACTATTCCTAAACCTCCTCCTCCATTCCCTCAAAGACTTTCTAGGAAGGTTGATAATAGCAAACTCGAAAAGTTCTATGACATTCTCAAGCAATTATCGGTGAATATTTcatttgtggaagcatttcaagagatgtcgggttttgttaaatatttgaaagatttgattaccaagaagagaaccaccaaaaatgaagtggtgaatgtgactcaccgggttagttccatcattgcaaTATCAACtattcaaaagaaagaagacccgGGAGCTTTTACCATTTCTTGTACTATTGGGGCACATGACTTTGCAAGAGCCCTTTGTGATAATGGGGCTAGCATCAACTTTATGTTTCTTGACATTTACAAGCAAGCAGGGTTAGGTATGCCAAGGCCCACAAGTATAAGATTGCAAATGGCCAATCGTTCCATAAAGAGTCTGGTGGGAATTGTTGATGATGTACTTGTTAAAGTGGGAAAGTTTCATTTACCCACCAATTTCATAATTCTTGATTGTGCGGTTGaaaaagagatccctatcattttggggagaccatTCCTAGCCGCAGGAAGAGCACTAATGGATTCGGAACAGAATGAGATCAATTTCGTGTAA